The proteins below come from a single Triticum aestivum cultivar Chinese Spring chromosome 5D, IWGSC CS RefSeq v2.1, whole genome shotgun sequence genomic window:
- the LOC123122780 gene encoding PRA1 family protein E, with the protein MRNSGATAASAPPAAAMYGSYPVPPASSAGYAKIPTYPPPPSSSYPNPSPVPPAAPSASAPAPIQDPTAPPSSLAKAAELVTRFREQGQALIAARRPWGEVFRSPAFSKPPNVGEAVSRMRRNTAYFRANYALAVLAVVAASLLWHPGTLFALLALCAAWFFLYFARPAEGAQPLRVFGTEFDDGTVLALLSGVTVIAMLFTDVGWNVVGSVMIGLALAGAHAALRSTDDLFLTEQEAAGNGLVAAGFSAAGPILPTYVRIG; encoded by the coding sequence ATGCGCAACTccggcgccaccgccgcctcggcccctccggccgccgccatgtaCGGCTCCTACCCCGTGCCGCCCGCCTCCTCCGCCGGCTACGCCAAGATCCCCACctacccgccgccgccctcctcctcctacCCCAACCCCAGCCCCGTCCCGCCCGCTGCGCcctccgcctccgccccggccCCGATCCAGGACCCCACGGCGCCGCCCTCCTCGCTCGCCAAGGCGGCCGAGCTCGTCACGCGGTTCCGGGAGCAGGGCCAGGCGCTcatcgccgcgcgccgcccctggggGGAGGTCTTCCGCTCCCCCGCCTTCTCCAAGCCGCCCAACGTCGGCGAGGCCGTCTCCCGGATGCGCCGCAACACGGCCTACTTCCGCGCCAACTACGCGCTCGCcgtcctcgccgtcgtcgccgcctcgCTACTCTGGCACCCGGGCACCCTCTTCGCGCTCCTCGCGCTCTGCGCCGCCTGGTTCTTCCTCTACTTCGCGCGCCCCGCCGAGGGCGCCCAGCCGCTCCGGGTCTTCGGCACCGAGTTCGACGACGGCACCGTCCTCGCCCTGCTCTCCGGGGTCACCGTCATCGCCATGCTCTTCACCGACGTTGGCTGGAACGTCGTCGGTTCGGTCATGATCGGGCTCGCCCTCGCGGGCGCGCACGCCGCGCTCAGGTCCACCGACGACCTCTTCCTCACCGAGCAGGAGGCGGCCGGCAACGGCCTCGTGGCCGCAGGCTTCAGCGCTGCTGGACCCATCTTGCCCACCTATGTCCGCATTGGTTGA